The proteins below are encoded in one region of Helicoverpa armigera isolate CAAS_96S chromosome 11, ASM3070526v1, whole genome shotgun sequence:
- the LOC110370234 gene encoding uncharacterized PE-PGRS family protein PE_PGRS34, whose product MAILVRNKISLWFIFAIVIICRAEDVLWSRRLPNDIYENLSSEGDDLTFDSRELQHLRSDTNSDKIEAGIARSFEDGIGIDIDTDVESIVGGHSVPSTNDRGSFSETMSSAYGGTTVITHEINGGITNSQIGATFVGQGANGVTASNYLNGGTIYWVQSNGATTGNGYSVTVLDQGRIIVDTSKNTQFGTTLFWLGADGIIVPIYFIGGNGQGVNGASLANIFGGRIVVKPGGIIVDGSKNVQSGSTFFWQGVEASASSNAYVDGITVGQIGNGGTSNAEDGHFIVIQGANVGQGGSGGTSSNNNGGNTIIWQGGNGGNPIGNNGGIIFGQGGSGSISTDINGGDTSVGRGSNGGNSNANNGGFINGQGGSGGTSSNNNAGGTIIWQGGNAGNSNAYQGHVIYGQGGSGSIYGGGTFIAEGSNGGNQGSIIYGHGGSGSISTNNNGGGTIIGQDVNSNGNNGGFIYGQGSFQSISTNINSGTVIGQEVNGGNSNGNNGHIIVEQGPSGGTSLNGGGGTIVVHIDDGNDGIVAGQGGTGGAAAIIYNGGTYPFGYNSGNFFWHGVHGSSYQNGYNEASMFANSVPYPVVNGGGAVIVTGGIPGSYNILDDSGVMGAYGGAGLQSEGAEAVGTIGGAAGIYGGISGNVDAGGYISGSAGGSIGIY is encoded by the exons ATGGCGATACTTGTGAGAAACAAAATTTCTCTG TGGTTCATCTTTGCTATCGTCATCATATGTCGAGCTGAAGATGTGCTCTGGAGCAGAAGGCTGCCCAATGATATTTATGAAAACCTAAGCTCAGAAGGTGATGATCTTACTTTTGATAGCCGTGAGCTTCAACACCTCCGGTCTGATACTAATTCTGATAAAATTGAAGCAGGTATTGCAAGAAGCTTTGAAGATGGCATCGGTATTGATATTGATACTGATGTCGAAAGTATTGTTGGTGGACATTCAGTACCAAGTACAAATGATCGCGGTAGTTTTAGTGAAACTATGTCTAGTGCTTATGGAGGCACTACTGTTATTACTCACGAAATTAATGGGGGGATTACTAACTCTCAAATTGGTGCCACTTTCGTTGGGCAGGGAGCAAATGGGGTCACTgcttcaaattatttaaatggtgGTACTATTTACTGGGTGCAAAGTAATGGGGCAACTACTGGCAATGGGTATAGTGTAACTGTTCTTGATCAGGGACGAATCATTGTGGATACTTCAAAAAATACTCAATTCGGTACCACTTTGTTTTGGCTAGGAGCTGATGGAATTATTgtgccaatttattttattggtggTAATGGTCAAGGAGTAAATGGTGCTAGTTTAGCAAACATCTTTGGTGGCAGAATTGTTGTTAAGCCAGGAGGAATCATTGTGGATGGTtctaaaaatgttcaaagtGGTAGCACTTTCTTTTGGCAGGGAGTTGAGGCAAGCGCATCTTCAAATGCTTATGTCGATGGCATTACTGTTGGGCAGATAGGTAATGGGGGTACATCTAATGCTGAGGATGGccattttattgttatacagGGAGCTAATGTTGGGCAGGGTGGTAGTGGCGGTACTTCTTCAAATAATAATGGTGGTAACACTATAATTTGGCAGGGTGGCAATGGGGGTAATCCTATCGGTAATAACGGTGGTATTATTTTTGGGCAGGGAGGATCTGGGAGTATTTCTACAGATATTAACGGTGGTGACACTAGTGTTGGGCGGGGTAGTAATGGGGGTAATTCTAATGCTAATAATGGCGGTTTTATCAATGGGCAGGGAGGTAGTGGTGGTACTTCTTCAAATAATAACGCTGGTGGTACTATTATTTGGCAGGGTGGTAATGCGGGTAATTCCAACGCTTATCAAGGTCATGTTATTTATGGGCAGGGAGGTTCTGGGAGTATTTACGGTGGTGGCACTTTTATTGCGGAGGGTAGCAATGGAGGTAATCAAGGTAGTATTATTTATGGGCATGGAGGTTCTGGAAGCAtttcaacaaataataacgGTGGTGGCACTATTATTGGCCAGGATGTTAATTCCAACGGTAATAATGGTGGTTTTATTTATGGGCAGGGAAGTTTTCAGAGTATTTCTACAAATATTAACAGTGGTACGGTTATTGGGCAGGAGGTTAATGGGGGTAATTCTAACGGTAATAACGGTCACATTATTGTTGAGCAGGGACCTAGTGGGGGTACTTCTTTAAATGGCGGTGGTGGAACTATTGTTGTACATATAGATGACGGTAATGATGGTATTGTTGCTGGGCAAGGAGGTACTGGGGGTGCAGCGGCTATTATATATAATGGCGGTACTTATCCGTTTGGTTATAATAGTGGTAATTTTTTTTGGCATGGAGTACATGGGAGCAGCTATCAAAACGGTTATAATGAAGCCTCTATGTTTGCAAATTCTGTTCCTTACCCAGTTGTGAATGGTGGGGGCGCCGTCATAGTGACAGGTGGAATACCTGGTAGTTATAACATTCTAGATGATAGTGGTGTGATGGGTGCTTATGGTGGGGCTGGTCTTCAGTCAGAGGGAGCTGAGGCAGTGGGGACCATTGGTGGCGCAGCTGGAATATATGGTGGGATATCAGGCAATGTTGACGCTGGGGGATATATTAGTGGTTCAGCTGGTGGAAGTATCGGGATATATTAG